Proteins co-encoded in one Dyella japonica A8 genomic window:
- the glnA gene encoding type I glutamate--ammonia ligase, with the protein MSSAVQKVLDQIQEHEVEFVDFRFADMLGKHHHVTFPAHAIDEGTFEDGKMFDGSSIAGWKGINESDMVLMPDPDTAYIDPFSAHTQMVIHCDVLEPSTMQAYGRDPRSIAKRGEAFLKSTGIADTAFFGPEPEFFIFDSVRWQNDMGRVFYEIGSEEAAWSSRYKYDDNNTGHRPGVKGGYFPVSPVDSLGDLRADMCKVLESLGQVVEVHHHEVANAGQCEIGVKFNTLVKKADELMTMKYVIKNVAHQNGKTVTFMPKPIVGDNGSGMHVHQSLAKDGNNLFAGDLYGGLSQTALWYIGGIFKHAKAINAFANSTTNSYKRLVPGFEAPVMLAYSARNRSASCRIPYVSSPKGRRIEVRFPDPMNSGYLVFTALMMAGLDGIINKIDPGAPADKDLYDLPPEEEKNIPQVCASLDEALVALDKDRDFLKAGGVFTDDFIDAYIALKMQEVTRYRASTHPLEFQMYYAI; encoded by the coding sequence ATGTCGTCCGCCGTCCAGAAAGTGCTCGATCAGATCCAGGAACATGAAGTCGAATTCGTTGACTTCCGTTTTGCCGACATGCTCGGCAAGCACCACCACGTCACGTTCCCGGCCCACGCCATCGACGAGGGCACGTTCGAGGACGGCAAGATGTTCGACGGCTCGTCGATCGCCGGCTGGAAGGGCATCAACGAGTCCGACATGGTCCTGATGCCGGACCCGGACACGGCCTACATCGACCCGTTCAGCGCGCACACGCAGATGGTCATCCACTGCGACGTGCTCGAGCCGTCGACCATGCAGGCCTACGGCCGCGACCCGCGCTCCATCGCCAAGCGCGGCGAGGCGTTCCTGAAGTCCACCGGCATTGCCGATACCGCTTTCTTCGGTCCGGAGCCGGAATTCTTCATTTTCGACTCGGTCCGCTGGCAGAACGACATGGGCCGCGTGTTCTATGAAATCGGCTCCGAAGAAGCCGCATGGAGCTCGCGCTACAAGTACGACGACAACAACACCGGCCACCGTCCGGGCGTGAAGGGCGGCTACTTCCCGGTCAGCCCGGTCGACTCGCTGGGCGACCTGCGCGCCGACATGTGCAAGGTCCTGGAGTCGCTGGGCCAGGTGGTGGAAGTGCACCACCACGAAGTGGCCAATGCCGGCCAGTGCGAGATCGGCGTGAAGTTCAACACGCTGGTGAAGAAGGCCGACGAACTGATGACCATGAAGTACGTCATCAAGAACGTCGCCCACCAGAACGGCAAGACCGTCACCTTCATGCCCAAGCCCATCGTTGGCGACAACGGCAGCGGCATGCACGTGCACCAGTCGCTGGCGAAGGACGGCAACAACCTGTTCGCGGGCGACCTGTACGGCGGCCTGTCGCAGACGGCGCTGTGGTACATCGGCGGCATCTTCAAGCACGCCAAGGCCATCAACGCGTTCGCCAACTCCACCACCAACAGCTACAAGCGCCTGGTGCCGGGCTTTGAAGCCCCGGTGATGCTGGCCTACTCGGCCCGCAACCGTTCGGCCAGCTGCCGCATTCCGTACGTGTCGAGCCCGAAGGGCCGCCGCATCGAAGTGCGCTTCCCCGATCCGATGAACTCGGGCTACCTGGTGTTCACCGCGCTGATGATGGCCGGCCTGGACGGCATCATCAACAAGATCGACCCGGGTGCGCCGGCCGACAAGGATCTGTACGACCTGCCGCCGGAAGAAGAGAAGAACATCCCGCAGGTGTGCGCCAGCCTGGACGAAGCGCTGGTGGCGCTCGACAAGGACCGTGACTTCCTCAAGGCCGGCGGTGTGTTCACCGACGACTTCATCGATGCTTACATCGCGCTGAAGATGCAGGAAGTCACCCGTTACCGCGCCAGCACGCATCCGCTGGAATTCCAGATGTACTACGCGATCTGA
- a CDS encoding undecaprenyl-diphosphate phosphatase, whose product MSDLINVILLGIIEGITEFLPISSTGHLLIAEKFGLGERSDLFNVGIQAGAILAVTFIYWSRIWQLFTKWRDPANRDYLAKLFVAFMITAVLGFIAVKLGFKLPEAVTPVAWALVIGGIWMIAAERLAARQPDRTQVTWRVAILVGIAQMVAGIFPGTSRSAATIFTAMLAGTSNRAAATEFAFLVGIPTMYAATGYELLKVFKEGGVQHEDWSAFGVGFVVSAIVAFVAVKWLLGYIRSHRFTPFAIYRIVLGLALLLLIPAGM is encoded by the coding sequence GTGAGCGATCTCATCAACGTCATCCTGCTCGGCATCATCGAGGGCATCACCGAATTCCTCCCCATTTCCAGCACGGGCCACCTGCTGATCGCCGAGAAGTTCGGCCTGGGCGAGCGTTCGGACCTCTTCAACGTGGGCATCCAGGCGGGCGCGATCCTCGCGGTCACCTTCATCTACTGGAGCCGCATCTGGCAGCTGTTCACGAAGTGGCGCGACCCAGCCAACCGCGACTATCTCGCCAAGCTGTTCGTGGCGTTCATGATCACCGCCGTGCTCGGCTTCATCGCGGTGAAGCTCGGTTTCAAACTGCCCGAGGCCGTGACGCCGGTGGCATGGGCATTGGTGATCGGCGGCATCTGGATGATCGCGGCCGAACGCCTGGCCGCCCGCCAGCCGGACCGCACACAGGTGACGTGGCGCGTGGCCATCCTGGTCGGCATCGCGCAGATGGTGGCGGGCATCTTCCCCGGCACCTCGCGCTCGGCGGCCACCATCTTCACCGCCATGCTCGCCGGCACCAGCAACCGCGCCGCGGCGACCGAGTTCGCCTTCCTGGTGGGCATTCCCACCATGTATGCGGCGACGGGCTATGAACTGCTGAAGGTGTTCAAGGAAGGCGGCGTGCAGCATGAGGACTGGTCAGCCTTCGGCGTCGGCTTCGTGGTGTCGGCGATCGTGGCCTTCGTGGCGGTGAAGTGGCTGCTTGGTTACATCCGCAGCCATCGCTTCACGCCGTTTGCGATCTATCGCATCGTGCTGGGCTTGGCGCTGTTGTTGTTGATTCCGGCGGGGATGTAA
- a CDS encoding GNAT family N-acetyltransferase, with product MSIAIRPASRSDIAHIAQWNLAMAWETEQKALDAAVLERGVIAVFDEPRRGFYLVADRGGEPVGCLLVTYEWSDWRAGDFWWIQSVYVVDSARREGVFRRLYEDAQQRAKQAGAVGLRLYVETENERAQRTYAGLGMERCHYFMYETEF from the coding sequence ATGAGCATCGCCATTCGTCCCGCCAGCCGCTCCGACATTGCGCACATCGCGCAATGGAACCTCGCGATGGCGTGGGAAACCGAGCAGAAGGCGCTGGATGCCGCCGTGCTCGAACGCGGCGTCATCGCCGTATTCGACGAGCCTCGCCGCGGCTTCTACCTGGTGGCGGATCGCGGCGGCGAACCCGTCGGTTGCCTGCTCGTCACCTATGAGTGGAGCGACTGGCGCGCCGGCGATTTCTGGTGGATCCAGAGCGTCTACGTGGTGGATTCCGCGCGTCGCGAAGGCGTGTTCCGGCGGCTCTACGAAGACGCGCAGCAGCGCGCGAAGCAGGCGGGCGCCGTGGGCCTGCGTCTGTACGTGGAGACGGAAAACGAACGAGCGCAGCGTACCTATGCCGGGTTGGGCATGGAGCGGTGCCACTACTTCATGTACGAAACGGAGTTCTGA
- a CDS encoding GH39 family glycosyl hydrolase, with translation MSTPSPLRRLALRTCAVACLALLTSVHAAPAANDTVQLQVDVTAKGTPLPHFWENMFGSGRAVLALRDDYRKDLEDVKAATGFTYIRFHGIFDRDMGVAYRDAQGKLQFNFNYVDQVYDGLLARGVKPFVELGFMPPELSTDPASHHDFWYHPNVMPAKDWNEWDAMVRAFLQHEIERYGIEEVRSWYFEVWNEPNLAFWGGKPEQSTYYNLYDRTARVVKSVDKQFRVGGPATAQAAWLPDFLKHVKQSGAPIDFVSTHVYGDDTADNVFKTKENIPRRDMVCRAVDKSHKEVAASPFPKLPLVYSEYNASYANLPNVTDTVYMGPWMANTIRECAGKVDMMSYWSFSDVFDEQGVVKTPFYGGFGLIAADRIPKPAFNAFAMLHKLGDVQLPLTTDSALATRRADGTVVLALWNYTKPLGDTADYTPGVPAGANKHFDVDLKHLGHATQATVWRLDQEHGNAVAAFDKMGRPTTPSREQITQLREAGKLAAPEQVALQNGRLSIDIPPQGLVVVELH, from the coding sequence ATGTCGACCCCGTCACCGCTTCGCCGCCTCGCCCTGCGCACCTGTGCCGTGGCCTGCCTTGCCCTGCTCACGTCGGTCCATGCCGCACCCGCCGCCAACGACACGGTGCAACTGCAGGTGGATGTGACTGCCAAGGGCACGCCGCTGCCGCACTTTTGGGAAAACATGTTCGGCTCCGGCCGTGCGGTCCTCGCGCTGCGCGACGACTACCGCAAGGACCTGGAAGACGTGAAGGCGGCCACCGGCTTCACCTACATCCGCTTCCACGGCATCTTCGACCGCGACATGGGCGTGGCGTACCGCGACGCGCAGGGCAAGCTGCAGTTCAACTTCAACTATGTGGACCAGGTGTACGACGGCCTGCTGGCGCGCGGCGTCAAACCGTTCGTGGAACTGGGCTTCATGCCGCCGGAGCTGAGCACCGACCCGGCCAGCCACCACGACTTCTGGTATCACCCCAACGTGATGCCAGCAAAGGACTGGAACGAGTGGGACGCGATGGTGCGTGCCTTCCTGCAGCACGAGATCGAGCGCTACGGCATCGAGGAAGTGCGCAGCTGGTACTTCGAGGTGTGGAACGAACCCAACCTCGCCTTCTGGGGCGGCAAGCCGGAGCAATCCACCTACTACAACCTGTATGACCGCACGGCGCGCGTGGTGAAGTCGGTGGACAAACAGTTCCGCGTCGGCGGCCCCGCGACGGCGCAGGCCGCGTGGCTGCCGGACTTCCTCAAGCACGTGAAGCAGAGCGGCGCGCCGATCGACTTCGTGAGCACGCACGTCTACGGCGACGACACCGCCGACAATGTGTTCAAGACCAAGGAGAACATCCCGCGCCGGGACATGGTGTGCCGTGCGGTGGACAAGTCGCACAAGGAAGTCGCCGCTTCGCCGTTCCCGAAGCTGCCGCTGGTCTACAGCGAATACAACGCCTCCTACGCCAACCTGCCCAACGTTACCGACACGGTCTACATGGGCCCGTGGATGGCCAACACCATCCGCGAGTGCGCGGGCAAGGTGGACATGATGAGCTACTGGTCGTTCTCCGACGTGTTCGACGAACAGGGTGTAGTGAAGACGCCGTTCTACGGCGGCTTTGGCCTGATTGCCGCCGATCGCATCCCCAAGCCTGCCTTCAACGCCTTCGCCATGCTGCACAAGCTGGGCGACGTGCAGCTGCCGCTGACCACCGACAGCGCGCTGGCCACGCGCCGCGCCGACGGCACCGTGGTGCTGGCGCTGTGGAACTACACCAAGCCGCTGGGCGACACCGCCGACTACACGCCAGGTGTGCCGGCCGGCGCCAACAAGCATTTCGATGTGGACCTCAAGCACCTGGGTCACGCCACGCAAGCCACGGTGTGGCGCCTGGACCAAGAGCACGGCAACGCCGTCGCGGCCTTCGACAAGATGGGCCGTCCCACCACGCCGAGCCGCGAACAGATCACGCAGCTGCGTGAGGCGGGCAAGCTCGCTGCGCCGGAACAGGTCGCGCTGCAGAACGGCCGCCTGAGCATCGACATCCCGCCGCAGGGTCTGGTGGTGGTGGAGCTGCACTGA
- a CDS encoding sensor domain-containing protein — translation MHPTDHEFVPAGGEAQWPAHVLQGAPALITYIDRHRCFRFVNATHQAWLDIDPQRMIGRTVDKVLGDWNLQRAGNCLEQAFAGEPSVYEGELFAGTARCYVHGNFQPDFDEDGSVRGVFTVFIDITARHALELQLRESEQRFFGAFQHAPIGMALVTIDGHMLRVNAALCDMLGYSEQELLTRALPDLTHVDDLPASRELSRSLREGRRETYQLEKRYIHRDGHVVHVLLSVSAVRSINGEPNHAVAQILDISQRKAYEEALFRERELAEVTLRSIGDAVITTDLQHRVTSLNPIAEAMTGWSQAEALGKPMSEVFRLIDSRTREPLHSPLLDAIARDAIVELKGNAVLLHRNGFETPIEDSAASIHDHAGSVIGGVLVFHDVSETRALALKMAHLAQHDTLTGLPNRSLLQSRLEQVLAAAVRRHDEAALLHIDIDHFKQINDALGHTAGDDLLRSFAAHLRHHLRNEDTVSRIGGDEFVVLLSHVDGRSGASQLCEKLMRLWQASPASKMGEFNIDFSVGISVYPDDARDAESMLRNADIAMYEVKMQGRNDYRFFTSQMSELPAARLRIEQDLRRALKRGELRLHYQPKVDARSGAIVGAEALLRWQVDGQDVYLPDQFIPVAEESGLIVPIGEWVISEACRQAGEWYRAGRPIVVAVNVAAPQFQHPGFHATLRNALEEAQLPPSLIELELTERMVMSAGDQSRALMQGIKDLGVSLALDDFGTGYCSLSYLKYFPIDALKIDRTFVRDIASDADNAAITDAIITMARGLEMNVVAEGVETTAQAEHLRRAGCSLLQGFLFGTAIPAEEFSQFLWVA, via the coding sequence ATGCACCCAACCGATCACGAGTTCGTCCCTGCAGGAGGCGAGGCCCAGTGGCCTGCCCACGTACTGCAAGGCGCGCCCGCCCTGATCACCTATATCGACCGGCACCGGTGCTTCCGTTTCGTCAACGCCACCCACCAGGCGTGGCTCGATATCGACCCGCAGCGGATGATCGGCCGCACCGTCGATAAGGTGCTCGGCGACTGGAACCTGCAACGCGCGGGAAACTGCCTGGAGCAGGCGTTCGCTGGCGAACCGTCGGTGTACGAAGGCGAACTGTTCGCCGGCACGGCCCGCTGCTATGTGCACGGCAACTTCCAGCCGGATTTCGACGAAGACGGCAGCGTGCGTGGCGTCTTCACCGTGTTCATCGACATCACCGCGCGGCATGCGCTGGAACTTCAGCTGCGCGAAAGCGAGCAGCGTTTCTTCGGCGCGTTCCAGCACGCGCCCATCGGCATGGCCCTGGTCACCATCGACGGACACATGCTGCGGGTCAACGCCGCGCTGTGCGACATGCTCGGTTACAGCGAGCAGGAGTTGCTTACCCGCGCACTGCCCGACCTGACCCACGTCGACGACCTGCCCGCATCGCGCGAACTATCGCGCTCGTTGCGCGAAGGCCGGCGCGAAACCTACCAGCTTGAAAAGCGTTACATCCATCGTGACGGCCACGTGGTGCATGTCCTGCTCAGCGTGTCGGCCGTGCGCTCGATCAACGGCGAACCCAACCACGCAGTGGCGCAGATCCTCGACATCAGCCAGCGCAAGGCCTATGAGGAGGCGCTGTTCCGCGAGCGCGAGCTGGCCGAGGTCACGCTGCGTTCCATCGGCGACGCCGTGATCACCACCGACCTGCAGCACCGGGTGACGTCGCTCAACCCCATCGCCGAGGCGATGACGGGCTGGAGCCAGGCCGAAGCCCTGGGCAAGCCGATGAGCGAGGTGTTCCGGCTGATCGACAGCCGCACCCGCGAACCGCTGCACAGCCCGCTGCTGGATGCGATTGCGCGCGACGCCATCGTCGAACTGAAGGGCAACGCGGTGCTGCTCCACCGCAACGGTTTCGAGACGCCCATCGAGGATTCGGCCGCCTCGATCCACGATCACGCCGGCAGCGTCATCGGTGGCGTGCTGGTATTCCACGACGTGAGCGAAACCCGTGCGCTGGCGCTGAAGATGGCGCATCTGGCGCAGCACGACACGTTGACCGGCCTGCCCAACCGCAGCCTGCTGCAGTCGCGCCTGGAACAGGTGCTGGCCGCCGCCGTGCGCCGCCATGACGAAGCGGCGCTGCTGCATATCGACATCGATCATTTCAAGCAGATCAACGACGCGTTGGGCCATACCGCCGGCGACGACCTGCTGCGCTCGTTCGCCGCGCACCTGCGCCACCACCTGCGCAACGAAGACACGGTCAGCCGTATCGGGGGCGACGAGTTCGTGGTGCTGCTGTCGCACGTGGACGGCCGCTCCGGCGCCAGCCAGCTGTGCGAGAAGCTGATGCGGCTGTGGCAGGCCTCGCCGGCCAGCAAGATGGGTGAGTTCAACATTGATTTCAGCGTGGGCATCAGCGTGTATCCCGACGATGCGCGCGACGCCGAGTCGATGCTGCGCAACGCCGACATCGCCATGTACGAAGTGAAGATGCAGGGTCGCAACGACTATCGCTTCTTCACCTCGCAGATGAGCGAACTGCCCGCAGCGCGGCTGCGCATCGAGCAGGACTTGCGCCGCGCGCTCAAGCGCGGCGAGCTGCGCCTGCACTACCAGCCCAAGGTCGACGCGCGTTCGGGAGCCATTGTCGGCGCCGAGGCCCTGCTGCGTTGGCAGGTGGATGGCCAGGATGTGTACCTGCCCGACCAGTTCATTCCGGTGGCGGAGGAAAGCGGCCTGATCGTGCCCATCGGCGAATGGGTCATCAGCGAAGCCTGCCGCCAGGCCGGCGAGTGGTACCGCGCGGGCCGCCCCATCGTGGTGGCGGTGAACGTGGCTGCGCCGCAGTTCCAGCATCCGGGCTTCCACGCCACGTTGCGGAACGCGCTGGAAGAAGCGCAGCTGCCGCCGTCACTGATCGAGCTGGAACTGACCGAGCGCATGGTGATGTCCGCCGGCGACCAGAGCCGCGCGCTGATGCAGGGCATCAAGGACCTGGGCGTCAGCCTGGCGCTGGATGATTTCGGCACGGGCTATTGCAGCCTTTCCTACCTCAAGTACTTCCCCATCGATGCGCTGAAGATCGATCGCACCTTCGTGCGCGACATCGCCAGCGACGCGGACAACGCCGCCATCACCGACGCCATCATCACCATGGCACGCGGGCTGGAAATGAACGTGGTGGCCGAAGGCGTGGAAACCACCGCGCAGGCCGAACACCTGCGCCGCGCCGGATGCTCGCTGCTGCAGGGCTTCCTGTTCGGCACAGCGATTCCGGCGGAAGAGTTCAGCCAGTTCCTGTGGGTGGCCTGA
- a CDS encoding two-component system sensor histidine kinase NtrB — MNDTAARAWAEPLATGVALADARLRLKWVNPALAELLDIGPRSAVGQSLAVLLHRPEWMAQAQRALQASSPHQLRGIDVPSSRGEMARVDVSMQRIASGELLLEVHALAPTAPSDTPLSATLRGFAHEVKNPLAGLRGAAQLLQRRVEDEQLRSLAGLVIAEADRLGALANRLLHQGAAAQLGDVNIHEQLERLVELLQAEPTPPTLRHDYDPSLPDIYGDADRLLQLLLNLARNAIEAGARTLTFRTRAEVGVRLGDRMTRMALRVDVIDDGPGVPAHLRDTLFEPLVSGRADGSGLGLALAREIARDHGGELRHVGRPGETAFSLYLPMGHAHD; from the coding sequence ATGAACGATACGGCAGCGCGGGCATGGGCGGAGCCGTTGGCGACCGGGGTGGCGCTGGCGGATGCGCGGCTGCGCCTGAAGTGGGTGAATCCCGCGCTGGCGGAGTTGCTGGACATCGGGCCGCGCAGCGCGGTGGGACAGTCGCTGGCGGTGTTGTTGCATCGGCCGGAGTGGATGGCGCAGGCGCAGCGCGCGTTGCAGGCCTCGTCCCCGCATCAGCTGCGCGGCATCGACGTGCCCTCGTCGCGCGGGGAGATGGCGCGGGTGGACGTATCCATGCAGCGCATCGCCAGCGGCGAGCTGTTGCTGGAAGTGCATGCACTCGCGCCAACGGCCCCGTCGGACACACCGTTGTCGGCCACCTTGCGTGGCTTTGCACATGAGGTGAAGAACCCGCTCGCCGGCCTGCGTGGCGCGGCGCAGTTGCTGCAGCGGCGCGTCGAGGACGAACAGCTGCGCAGCCTCGCCGGCCTGGTGATCGCCGAGGCTGACCGCCTCGGCGCGCTCGCCAACCGCCTGTTGCACCAGGGCGCCGCCGCGCAATTGGGCGACGTGAACATCCACGAGCAACTGGAGCGCCTGGTCGAGTTGCTGCAGGCCGAACCGACCCCGCCCACGCTGCGCCACGACTACGATCCCAGCCTGCCGGACATCTACGGCGACGCGGACCGCCTGTTGCAGCTGCTGCTCAACCTGGCACGCAACGCGATCGAGGCAGGTGCGAGGACGCTGACCTTCCGCACGCGTGCCGAGGTGGGCGTGCGGCTGGGCGATCGCATGACGCGCATGGCGCTGCGCGTCGACGTGATCGATGACGGCCCCGGTGTGCCCGCGCACCTGCGCGACACCTTGTTCGAACCGCTGGTCTCCGGGCGCGCCGACGGCAGCGGACTGGGGCTGGCGCTGGCGCGCGAAATCGCGCGCGACCACGGTGGCGAATTGCGCCATGTCGGTCGCCCTGGCGAAACCGCGTTCTCACTCTATTTGCCGATGGGGCACGCGCATGACTGA
- the ntrC gene encoding nitrogen regulation protein NR(I), which yields MTEQRSDIWIADDDRGVRFVLAEVLRDAGLDVREFGDAEEVRAALRKASPALLLTDVRMPGEDGLTLVAEFKTKGLGPVIVMSAFTDVATTAAAYRAGAVDYLAKPFDLDQAVAAVQRALADVPASSAAPAVPPAPTHALLGESPAMREVFRLIGRVAGSDLNVLVTGETGTGKELVARALHEESPRRDKPFVALNTAAIPSELLESELFGHEAGAFTGATRRHAGRFEQAEGGTLFLDEIGDMPLALQTRLLRVLAGGEFYRVGGRELIRGNVRIIAATHQDLDARVAAGQFRADLKHRLDVVRIELPPLRQRRSDIALLAQHFLASAAQELHLPPKRFSRAALKAIGQRDFPGNVRELENLCRRLAVIAPGNEILPSDLGATGAGSTAGGWTEALREWAAQALADGEVDIHTRAREALDQTLLQIALEAHEGHRQHAAAALGVGRNTLTRKLGSSRTRRPPKS from the coding sequence ATGACTGAGCAACGCTCCGATATCTGGATTGCCGACGACGACCGCGGCGTCCGCTTCGTGCTGGCCGAGGTGCTGCGCGACGCCGGCCTCGACGTGCGTGAGTTCGGCGATGCGGAAGAAGTACGCGCGGCCCTGCGCAAGGCATCGCCCGCGCTGCTGCTCACCGACGTGCGCATGCCGGGCGAGGATGGGCTCACCCTGGTCGCCGAGTTCAAGACCAAGGGTCTCGGCCCGGTCATCGTGATGAGCGCGTTCACCGACGTCGCCACCACGGCAGCCGCCTATCGCGCGGGTGCCGTGGACTACCTCGCCAAGCCGTTCGATCTCGACCAGGCTGTGGCGGCCGTGCAGCGTGCGTTGGCGGACGTGCCCGCCTCATCCGCGGCGCCGGCTGTGCCCCCTGCGCCCACGCACGCGCTGCTGGGCGAAAGCCCGGCGATGCGCGAAGTGTTCCGCCTGATCGGCCGCGTGGCGGGCAGTGACCTCAACGTGCTGGTCACCGGTGAAACCGGCACCGGCAAGGAACTGGTGGCGCGTGCGCTGCACGAGGAAAGCCCACGGCGCGACAAACCGTTCGTGGCGCTCAACACGGCGGCCATTCCCAGCGAACTGCTGGAGAGCGAACTGTTCGGCCACGAAGCCGGCGCCTTCACCGGCGCCACGCGCCGCCACGCCGGCCGCTTCGAGCAGGCGGAAGGCGGTACGTTGTTCCTCGACGAAATCGGCGACATGCCGCTGGCGCTGCAGACGCGCCTGCTGCGCGTGCTCGCGGGCGGCGAGTTCTATCGCGTGGGTGGGCGCGAACTGATCCGCGGCAACGTGCGCATCATCGCCGCCACGCACCAGGACCTGGATGCGCGTGTAGCGGCGGGGCAGTTCCGCGCTGACCTCAAGCATCGCCTCGACGTGGTGCGCATCGAGCTGCCGCCGCTGCGCCAGCGCCGCAGCGACATCGCGCTGCTTGCCCAGCATTTCCTTGCCAGCGCCGCGCAGGAGCTGCACCTGCCGCCGAAACGATTTTCGCGGGCGGCGCTCAAGGCGATAGGGCAGCGTGACTTTCCCGGCAACGTGCGCGAGCTGGAAAACCTTTGCCGTCGCCTCGCCGTGATCGCCCCGGGCAACGAGATCCTTCCTTCGGACCTGGGCGCCACCGGCGCGGGCAGCACGGCTGGCGGCTGGACCGAGGCGTTGCGCGAATGGGCCGCGCAGGCATTGGCCGATGGCGAGGTGGACATCCACACGCGTGCGCGCGAAGCGCTGGACCAGACCCTGCTGCAGATCGCGCTCGAAGCACACGAAGGCCATCGCCAGCACGCCGCCGCCGCGCTGGGCGTGGGCCGCAATACCCTCACGCGCAAGCTGGGCTCGTCGCGCACGCGACGGCCCCCCAAGTCATGA
- a CDS encoding LysR family transcriptional regulator translates to MEDFAAISAFVRVVEAKSFAAAAAQLGMTPSGVSRAVSRLEEQLGARLLFRSTRSLRLTDDGASFHARCKEILADLAEATEALGYASRKPTGKLRIGVPAAVGRTVIIPRLAEFEQRYPDIRLELSMCDYPYDLNEEGIDCAVRVGPLEDSSLIARKIGYLRNVIIASPDYLAKYGAPQSIDDLKNHRCINYVQPNGRPRQWQFDTPSGQVAVDIDAHILINDAESVIQAVVSGLGITQAPNVIAACMLDFGKLELVMTDTISTGKPVWIVYPQKKHLSARVQAFIEWVREVFEQTSEPGKHKKPVVTAVPERLSA, encoded by the coding sequence ATGGAAGACTTTGCCGCAATCTCCGCGTTTGTCCGCGTGGTCGAGGCCAAGAGCTTCGCCGCCGCCGCCGCCCAATTGGGCATGACCCCTTCCGGGGTCAGTCGCGCCGTCTCGCGACTGGAGGAACAGCTGGGTGCCCGGCTGTTGTTCCGCTCCACGCGATCACTGCGTTTGACCGACGATGGCGCCTCGTTTCATGCACGTTGCAAGGAAATCCTTGCTGATCTGGCCGAGGCCACCGAGGCCCTGGGCTATGCCAGCCGCAAGCCCACCGGCAAGCTGCGCATCGGCGTGCCGGCCGCCGTGGGGCGTACCGTGATCATCCCCAGGCTGGCGGAATTCGAGCAGCGCTACCCGGATATCCGGCTGGAGCTGTCGATGTGCGATTACCCCTACGACCTCAACGAGGAAGGCATCGATTGTGCGGTGCGTGTGGGGCCGCTGGAGGATTCCAGCCTGATCGCCCGCAAGATCGGCTATCTGCGCAACGTGATCATCGCCTCGCCGGACTATTTGGCGAAGTACGGTGCGCCGCAGAGCATCGACGACCTCAAGAACCACCGCTGCATCAACTACGTGCAGCCCAACGGCCGGCCGCGGCAATGGCAGTTCGATACGCCGAGCGGGCAGGTGGCCGTGGACATCGACGCGCACATCCTGATCAACGACGCCGAGTCGGTGATCCAGGCCGTGGTATCGGGCTTGGGGATAACCCAGGCGCCGAACGTGATCGCCGCCTGCATGCTCGACTTCGGCAAGCTCGAGCTGGTGATGACCGACACCATCTCCACCGGCAAGCCGGTGTGGATCGTCTACCCGCAGAAGAAGCATCTGTCGGCCCGCGTGCAGGCCTTCATTGAATGGGTGCGTGAGGTGTTCGAGCAGACCAGCGAGCCGGGCAAGCACAAGAAGCCGGTTGTGACAGCGGTGCCGGAGCGGTTGAGCGCATAG